Proteins from a genomic interval of Denticeps clupeoides chromosome 20, fDenClu1.1, whole genome shotgun sequence:
- the ppp1r36 gene encoding protein phosphatase 1 regulatory subunit 36 isoform X1, with product MSSSGRRSPRSGRRHGTRPTVGFAQSRACRASEERSQRDHVTLEDVKQVALHLLHKNDKPSVPRYILSVINTEEVDGILAALLLYLSYYFEMTSQHASDDPLMAEQSLTDMQVMADIAVKMELARKQLGLCYSRLILGQGFNQMHHMARGRTGVSSTYKGRYLYECLYSFFCYVAWVTFERKDLKAIQMEVGRLFFSDMFNPALMADGVKDHQSEPTDSATRFRIRNGPFRRICLYGDAVPYSPRLSWLLSSRRLQRRPNLSQILSQRSTVMVSLLPSPRENAPHLFQRIPSRSRVPVKQQPEQALVDQVNEELATLRFGILGKPLNQFSHTGLVPQAMEDKDGDIQESKTSFVSRPRSSGTLDKHSDLSRANTAISRATTEAPASDTE from the exons ATGAGTTCATCTGGCAGACGGTCGCCGCGCAG CGGGCGGCGCCACGGAACCAGGCCCACTGTTGGGTTCGCCCAGAGTCGGGCCTGCAGAGCATCAGAGGAGCGTTCTCAGAGGGACCACGTCACCCTCGAAGATGTAAAAC AAGTGGCGCTTCATTTATTGCATAAGAACGACAAGCCGTCCGTGCCACGGTACATCCTCTCTGTCATAAA CACGGAGGAGGTCGATGGAATCCTGGCCGCTTTGCTGCTCTACCTCTCCTACTATTTCGAGATGACGTCTCAGCATGCGAGTGATGACCCACTCATGGC tgagcAGAGTTTAACAGACATGCAGGTGATGGCAGACATCGCTGTTAAAATGGAACTGGCCCGGAAACAACTGGGCCTGTGCTATTCTCGGTTGATCTTGGGCCAGGGCTTTAACCAAATGCACCATATGGCCCGTGGAAG GACTGGAGTGTCATCAACCTACAAAGGTAGATATTTGTACGAG TgtctttacagttttttttgttacgtGGCTTGGGTAACATTCGAGAGGAAGGACCTGAAGGCCATTCAGATGGAGGTGGGCCGCCTGTTCTTCTCCGACATGTTTAACCCGGCCTTGATGGCCGACGGGGTCAAAGATCACCAGTCTGAGCCCACGGATTCCGCCACAAG ATTTAGAATACGTAACGGACCTTTCCGTCGCATATGTCTCTATGGAGATGCAGTTCCATATTCTCCAAGGCTCTCATGGCTTCTGTCTTCCAGAAGGCTTCAGCGGCGCCCCAACCTGAGCCAAATACTGAGCCAGCGCTCGACCGTCATGGTGTCCCTGCTTCCGTCTCCCAGGGAAAACGCGCCCCACCTCTTTCAGAGGATCCCGTCTCGTAGCCGCGTGCCAGTCAAGCAGCAGCCTGAACAGGCCCTGGTGGACCAAGTGAACGAAGAGCTCGCCACCTTGAG gtttggCATTCTCGGCAAGCCCCTCAACCAGTTCAGTCACACCGGCCTTGTGCCTCAGGCGATGGAGGACAAAGACGGTGACATTCAAGAGAGCAAGACATCTTTCGTGTCTCGGCCACGTTCGTCTGGCACGCTGGACAAGCACAGCGACCTCAGTCGAGCTAACACGGCCATCTCAAGGGCTACAACCGAGGCGCCGGCCTCAGACACCGAgtga
- the ppp1r36 gene encoding protein phosphatase 1 regulatory subunit 36 isoform X2: MSSSGRRSPRSGRRHGTRPTVGFAQSRACRASEERSQRDHVTLEDVKQVALHLLHKNDKPSVPRYILSVINTEEVDGILAALLLYLSYYFEMTSQHASDDPLMAEQSLTDMQVMADIAVKMELARKQLGLCYSRLILGQGFNQMHHMARGRTGVSSTYKGRYLYECLYSFFCYVAWVTFERKDLKAIQMEVGRLFFSDMFNPALMADGVKDHQSEPTDSATRRLQRRPNLSQILSQRSTVMVSLLPSPRENAPHLFQRIPSRSRVPVKQQPEQALVDQVNEELATLRFGILGKPLNQFSHTGLVPQAMEDKDGDIQESKTSFVSRPRSSGTLDKHSDLSRANTAISRATTEAPASDTE; this comes from the exons ATGAGTTCATCTGGCAGACGGTCGCCGCGCAG CGGGCGGCGCCACGGAACCAGGCCCACTGTTGGGTTCGCCCAGAGTCGGGCCTGCAGAGCATCAGAGGAGCGTTCTCAGAGGGACCACGTCACCCTCGAAGATGTAAAAC AAGTGGCGCTTCATTTATTGCATAAGAACGACAAGCCGTCCGTGCCACGGTACATCCTCTCTGTCATAAA CACGGAGGAGGTCGATGGAATCCTGGCCGCTTTGCTGCTCTACCTCTCCTACTATTTCGAGATGACGTCTCAGCATGCGAGTGATGACCCACTCATGGC tgagcAGAGTTTAACAGACATGCAGGTGATGGCAGACATCGCTGTTAAAATGGAACTGGCCCGGAAACAACTGGGCCTGTGCTATTCTCGGTTGATCTTGGGCCAGGGCTTTAACCAAATGCACCATATGGCCCGTGGAAG GACTGGAGTGTCATCAACCTACAAAGGTAGATATTTGTACGAG TgtctttacagttttttttgttacgtGGCTTGGGTAACATTCGAGAGGAAGGACCTGAAGGCCATTCAGATGGAGGTGGGCCGCCTGTTCTTCTCCGACATGTTTAACCCGGCCTTGATGGCCGACGGGGTCAAAGATCACCAGTCTGAGCCCACGGATTCCGCCACAAG AAGGCTTCAGCGGCGCCCCAACCTGAGCCAAATACTGAGCCAGCGCTCGACCGTCATGGTGTCCCTGCTTCCGTCTCCCAGGGAAAACGCGCCCCACCTCTTTCAGAGGATCCCGTCTCGTAGCCGCGTGCCAGTCAAGCAGCAGCCTGAACAGGCCCTGGTGGACCAAGTGAACGAAGAGCTCGCCACCTTGAG gtttggCATTCTCGGCAAGCCCCTCAACCAGTTCAGTCACACCGGCCTTGTGCCTCAGGCGATGGAGGACAAAGACGGTGACATTCAAGAGAGCAAGACATCTTTCGTGTCTCGGCCACGTTCGTCTGGCACGCTGGACAAGCACAGCGACCTCAGTCGAGCTAACACGGCCATCTCAAGGGCTACAACCGAGGCGCCGGCCTCAGACACCGAgtga
- the LOC114769962 gene encoding probable thiopurine S-methyltransferase isoform X1 — protein sequence MAVQASRVVTLVEWDDRWQEGQIGFHQSHVHKMLERNIDRVLRGRRGVRFFFPLCGKAVDMKWLADMGHSVVGVEFSEKGIRQFFEEQNVSYEEAAVPDLPGAKLFKSTDGKISLYQSDIYNFSSTIAGKFGAIWDRGSLVAINPCDRNRYAALITSLMDKDCRYLLDTFLYNPELYKGPPFFVSDEEVEHLFGQMCDIELLESVDALSDKFKKWGLDAITENAHLLTLKNS from the exons ATGGCCGTCCAGGCGAGCCGGGTGGTGACCCTGGTCGAGTGGGATGACCGCTGGCAGGAGGGCCAGATCGGCTTCCATCAGAGTCACGTGCACAA gATGCTCGAACGCAATATTGACAGAGTGCTGCGTGGGAGGAGAGGAGTGCGCTTCTTTTTCCCGCTCTGCGGGAAAGCGGTGGACATGAAATG GTTGGCCGACATGGGCCATTCGGTGGTTGGAGTGGAGTTTTCGGAGAAGGGCATCAGGCAGTTCTTCGAAGAGCAGAACGTGAGCTACGAGGAAGCAGCGGTCCCCGACCTTCCCGGAGCAAAGTTGTTCAAG AGTACAGATGGGAAGATCTCTTTGTATCAAAGTGACATATACAACTTTTCCAG CACCATCGCAGGAAAATTTGGTGCCATATGGGACAGAGGTTCCTTAGTGGCCATAAATCCTTGTGACCGCAACAG GTATGCTGCACTTATTACATCGCTAATGGACAAGGACTGCAGGTACCTTCTGGATACATTTCTGTACAACCCAGAGCTGTATAAAG GTCCCCCATTTTTCGTGTCTGACGAGGAAGTTGAACATCTGTTTG gGCAAATGTGCGATATTGAGCTGCTTGAGTCGGTCGATGCCCTCTCAGACAAGTTTAAGAAGTGGGGCCTTGACGCTATCACCGAGAATGCACATCTCCTAACTTTAAAGAACAGTTAG
- the LOC114769962 gene encoding probable thiopurine S-methyltransferase isoform X2, with amino-acid sequence MLERNIDRVLRGRRGVRFFFPLCGKAVDMKWLADMGHSVVGVEFSEKGIRQFFEEQNVSYEEAAVPDLPGAKLFKSTDGKISLYQSDIYNFSSTIAGKFGAIWDRGSLVAINPCDRNRYAALITSLMDKDCRYLLDTFLYNPELYKGPPFFVSDEEVEHLFGQMCDIELLESVDALSDKFKKWGLDAITENAHLLTLKNS; translated from the exons ATGCTCGAACGCAATATTGACAGAGTGCTGCGTGGGAGGAGAGGAGTGCGCTTCTTTTTCCCGCTCTGCGGGAAAGCGGTGGACATGAAATG GTTGGCCGACATGGGCCATTCGGTGGTTGGAGTGGAGTTTTCGGAGAAGGGCATCAGGCAGTTCTTCGAAGAGCAGAACGTGAGCTACGAGGAAGCAGCGGTCCCCGACCTTCCCGGAGCAAAGTTGTTCAAG AGTACAGATGGGAAGATCTCTTTGTATCAAAGTGACATATACAACTTTTCCAG CACCATCGCAGGAAAATTTGGTGCCATATGGGACAGAGGTTCCTTAGTGGCCATAAATCCTTGTGACCGCAACAG GTATGCTGCACTTATTACATCGCTAATGGACAAGGACTGCAGGTACCTTCTGGATACATTTCTGTACAACCCAGAGCTGTATAAAG GTCCCCCATTTTTCGTGTCTGACGAGGAAGTTGAACATCTGTTTG gGCAAATGTGCGATATTGAGCTGCTTGAGTCGGTCGATGCCCTCTCAGACAAGTTTAAGAAGTGGGGCCTTGACGCTATCACCGAGAATGCACATCTCCTAACTTTAAAGAACAGTTAG